From Actinopolymorpha cephalotaxi, one genomic window encodes:
- a CDS encoding ANTAR domain-containing response regulator, with translation MSNPTERAPRRVVVAEDEALIRLDLAEMLGEEGYDVVGQAADGEHALNLVRELRPDLVILDVKMPRLDGISVAEAIGNESICPVIILTAFSQRELVTRASEAGAMAYLVKPFTKADLVPAIEIAVSRFTERAQLESEVSGLTDRLETRKLVERAKSILQQKFGLSEPDAFRWIQKTAMDKRVAMRRVAQLVVDEGDGTTTESAETGPSDPSDQ, from the coding sequence GTGAGCAACCCCACCGAGCGTGCACCGCGCCGGGTCGTCGTGGCCGAGGACGAGGCACTCATCCGGCTCGACCTCGCCGAGATGCTGGGCGAGGAGGGCTACGACGTCGTGGGGCAGGCCGCCGACGGCGAGCACGCGCTCAACCTCGTGCGGGAGCTTCGCCCCGACCTCGTGATCCTGGACGTGAAGATGCCCCGGCTGGACGGCATCAGCGTCGCCGAGGCGATCGGCAACGAGAGCATCTGCCCGGTCATCATCCTCACCGCGTTCAGTCAACGCGAACTGGTCACCCGGGCCAGCGAGGCCGGCGCCATGGCGTACCTCGTGAAGCCCTTCACCAAGGCGGATCTGGTGCCGGCGATCGAGATCGCGGTGTCGCGGTTCACCGAGCGGGCGCAGCTCGAGAGCGAGGTGTCCGGCCTCACCGATCGCCTGGAGACCCGCAAGCTCGTCGAGCGGGCGAAGTCGATCCTGCAGCAGAAGTTCGGGCTGTCCGAGCCGGACGCGTTCCGCTGGATCCAGAAGACCGCCATGGACAAGCGGGTCGCGATGCGCCGGGTCGCCCAGCTCGTCGTCGACGAAGGTGACGGAACAACAACGGAAAGTGCCGAAACCGGGCCTTCGGACCCTTCGGACCAGTGA